TGCCCACGACGACCTTTGCGCGCGGCTGCAATTACCGCATCACCCGGGTCGAGCCCGGGCTGGTCGAGGTGACGGGCACGCCGGGGCACGAGCACACCAACGCTTTCGGCGGCGTGCATGGCGGCTGGTACGGGGTGCTTCTGGATACGGCGCTGACCTGCGCGGTGATCACCGGGCTCAAACGCGGGCAGTATCAGACGACGACAGAATACAAGGTCAACATGCTGCGCGCGATCCCCCCGGGGACCGAGGTCCGCGCCATCGGCCGGGTCGAGCATGTCGGACGCTCGACCGGCGTCGCGCGGGGCGAGATTGTCGGCACCGCCGATGGCAAGACCTATGCCCTTGGCACCGCCACCTGTCTGATCATGGGGGCCTCGGCCGGATAGGGCGCCAGCGCCAGTTCCGGTTTCGGGCCGCGGCGCTTCAGCCCGGTGCCGACGCGGATCCACCATTCCAGCTTGCGCCGTCGCACCGATTCGTGCAGCCGTTCCGACCCGTCCACGCCCACCCGGCGCGGCTGGCGCATGATGAAGAACTTGCCCCAGCCGCCCCAGCTGCCGACCGAAGGCGCGGCGGGATCGCAGGGAAATCCCGCCTGCCAGCCCGCGGGCAGGGTCAGGCCAAGAGCCTCGGCCTGTTCCAGCATCCAGACCAGCGGAATGTTCGACAAGGGCCGGGCGGCGTCGTAATCGGCCAGCTGCCCGCCCACATCGGCATGACAGCCGCGAAACCAGACCT
This DNA window, taken from Rhodobacter capsulatus SB 1003, encodes the following:
- a CDS encoding PaaI family thioesterase — encoded protein: MTEPTYAAGPADFLSLAEVQAMTGLDYMRAMLAGQVPTTTFARGCNYRITRVEPGLVEVTGTPGHEHTNAFGGVHGGWYGVLLDTALTCAVITGLKRGQYQTTTEYKVNMLRAIPPGTEVRAIGRVEHVGRSTGVARGEIVGTADGKTYALGTATCLIMGASAG